TCTTTTGGTTTTGCATGTTTACATTTCGATGGTGATCCACACAAAaagttgtgcttttttttttcggtccacAGCAACCTTGTTGGTCACTCTGCATCTGCAGTCTATTCTGAACGATCGGGATTGACTTTTTGTGTCTACGGGCCAATTTCAGAATTGTTGGTGCTTTTTTAGTTAGTTTATTTTGGTTATGTTGGTTATCGGTGCAGCTGCTTGGCTTCATAAAACTATCGACTTCAGAAAACGTTTCTGCCACACAACAACATGGGATGCATCACAGCAAATAGGACTACTCTACTGAAACAAGAAACCCTAATTGTTTTTAGTTCCAAGTTACACTGTGACCTTAATGCGAAATTACAGAGGTGCTGGTCTGCACAGTTCATAGAGGAATCACACAACAGAGTCCATAGGTGGTGATTATGTTTCATCAATTATTACATCAATTCACCAAACAGTCAATGTTAATGTGTCCATACTGGTAGATTTAACTTTTGAACAGTCATTCCTGACACTTTACAGCAACACTGACAGTGTTAAATGAGTGCCTGTATGGACACAATATATACTTTATTTTAATCTCCATACATGACTATACTACCCACTAAGTGTGGGACATACTTGTGCAAAAACTTACAATTGTGGGAGTATTCATTATAGCAAGGTTGTAGCCATACTGAAGTGTTCCTCCGATGGCTGCAGAAGCAACCATGAGCACCAATGTCAGAGGAATGCCCTAccaagacagacagaaagatcaATTTCAAAGAGGATGTGTGAGGAGGATAATTCAGTTTAGAAAATACTGAGACAACTGGAGTGTTGCTCCACTCGAAAGTTTGATCTACATGTGTTGTGGCTGGAACATTATTTTAAAGAATCATTACTATCTTAAAATACCAAAGCAGAAATAACCCTTCACATGAACTACAGTCAGCAACAAGTGTACATCCGCAAATACAAACAAAGGAGCTCTATTTACCTTCTGTTCACCTGCATGCGACATTGTTAAACGAAGTCGTAAAGAGATGGAAAAAGTGACTTGTCGCAGGTCTATAAGTACAGCAGAGGTTAGCCCACTTCGTACATCGTTCCCATTCATCCCTAACGTGAGCACGCGCCTGTATGTGCGTGCGGCTGGCGGCCACTCGTGATTGGCGGGAGTTGCGCAATCAACACCGGTTGACGCACATACGGCCAAACACCTCGGAGGTGTTTCATCGGGACTTTTTAAACGCCTCACCAAAGATTTATGACAACGATAGTGGTGATAAATAAATGGTGATACCCGCAGTATCAGTAAGCAATTATGAGCGGCAACGCGCGTGCAGAGAGGCCAGTGAGGTTTCTCATTAACTACAGGGAAGTGACGCTCAGGACAGGTTGCAAAGAGGTGGATACCTGCACGTTTGTTTTCACTTAATAAGTGAACAGGCGTATGAAAGGATAACTTCCAATATCTCATCAATGAATACACTAAACACGTTGGAGGAGCACTCCTACAACACCAAACGACAGCTACCCTTTGTTGAAATCGAGCTTTCACGATGCAAATTTGTATTTGAGGTTCCATTTGTGCCAAAAAATATGCTCTCGGGCACCCTGCTATGTTGCCCATTTAGATTGTTGATCTGACAAAACATTTGACTGTGTGAATTCAAGTTTATTCTGTACTTACTTAATCTTTTTGGAGTCCCCCGTTGTCTGATGGTGTCCTTGTGATTTTCATCTTGTTGCGTATTGTCCTGATGTGTCATTTTACTGTGCCGTTATAAACGTTTGCATGAGGGACTGAAACTGACTAAATACAACATAAATGCAAATTTACTTCAATGGTACAATGAATAGAATTTATATTTTTACTCATAAATATAACACAAATAACATGAAAAATGCATGTAGGCCATGCAAAATGTATCAAATGTGGGATAAAGTAATCAGTTTGCTGTCATTTTCTGTTATATTCATTCAGTGAGGCAAAATGTGAACAGAAAAGTATGAATTAAACACAATAAATGCACTTGGGGAATAATTAGGGGAGATACTGCAAACAGAAAATCATTCTGAAATGAATGCATCAGCAAAAACTacaatgattaaattaaaaaaagatgataGAATGAAAAATACAATACCTGAATATATATTTGTAGGGAAATAAATAGTGTAcacaaaggaaaaggaaaatacaGAGAAGAAAAAGATTAATGTGTAGATAGATAAATGAAAAACATTATTAAACTAGAAAAAATATATTGTCAAACAACATATCAGGACAAGTTTCATAACAACACTATCAAACCTCACGGTTAGATGACACATGACAATCATAAAGACAAAGTCAAACAGAGAATCCAAGAAGATTGGAGATGTTTAGACAAAAGTTGAATTGGCACAGTCACTTGTTTTGCCAGGTTAACAATCTACATAGGCAATGTAGTTTTGCCATAGCTGAAGTACCATTCAGAATGACATAAACATGGATAAGTGTCTTGTCACATGTTCAGTAGACATATGCAATACGCATGTGAGTCTATTTATTGGCACAAATGGAGCCTCATACGTTTGCAAGTATTCAACAAAGCTATTAGATCAACATTGACTGctttaaattgtatttttttctttgtcaaagtATTTTGTCAACACTGTTACCTCTGCTCTCCTATCATATATTTGTTAACATTACCCTTCAATaatcatatatattttattaaGTAAATGCAATTTTCATAGCGTCAAACCTTTCCTCTGCAAAATGATTGTTTTGTCCAGCAGATGGAACTGATTTGCTCTTGTTGATCTGTTGCAGGGGCCGTGTGAGGTGAGATCAACAAAAGTGGTGTGCACATTTCAAGAAGCAACCACATCATTGGTCAAGTTGGTCGACAGCTTCAGTTACACATTAAAGCTCAGATGACTAACTACATAcccctgtaaaaaaaaaaaaaaaaaaaaatccaacacatAATCAGCAGAATATGTACACAAAAGATGTTGGGGGAGCTGAATTAATTTTTTGAGATGTTCTCCAGTCTTCAAGCAGATGAGCTAATAAATACTCTAACAAAAGAAAGCAAGGAGACATCTTTTCAACTCGACTGATaatctatttttgttttgtattcagTTGCAAGAGCAGATAAAAGTAAGTTCAGCCCCACCAAGGCTCAGAGGATCCCTCTGCGGCTGCCCACCACTTACATGACCATGCAGACTGTTCCTCTTTCTCATGGTGACTACTCATGAGGTCAACCTCAAACTCACATCGTGGTGGAAAACACACAAGACAAGGGGAGGAAGTACAACAATGTGGACGCTTGTTTTGTAGTTAGACTGTGCAAGGAGATTTGCCGTTACCCACCAATCAGACTGGCTTGTTGAAACTGATGACAGATACACATGTGTTGAACTCTTGGGTGCTGCTGACACAAATCCTAGTGTGAATGGGATTTAGAAGACAGAAAGGTCTCAGTCAGTTTGCAGATGTGGAAACTATGAAGCCGGCTTTACCAGTTCAATGCTGTGCAACTTTGTCTTATTTGATATAATTTTACCATAGTGTAGCCTATGTATGCAACAATGTATTGATGAAATGCATGAAGtcacttttgaaaaaaaataaaaatagtcaCCAAAATATGTGATTGTCGCTGGGAGAATTTAAATATACACAATTCATGTTATTCTGGCCTTTGGTTTCATATGTATTTTAGGCATCACAAAGTTTTGGGCAGATTAATGAACAGAAGGACCGTAGAGCTGCTGTAAAGCCCACTGCTGGAGGAAAACTCAACAAAGAAAAGTCAATTATATTAAATCTCACTCATCTattaatttatcttttttttcccccttctttaATGTATcctaaagttttaaaaaaaaggtcaattttttttttctcagaaccTGTGCAGCACTTCACAATGTTGATCAAACAGCTTCTGACAACATGTGAAAAGAATTTAGACAGGTGGTTCCATTTTTCACGGAGACACATTTTCATATGTCTATACGTTTTCTTTGGGATAATTATTGTGCTGCATGACAAAGGGGAAGCAGGATGTCTTTCACATTATCAGGCTGAATTAAACTGAACTCAGATAGAACAATTCAGATAATCCTATAACTAGGCTAATAACCTGTACATAGTTAACAACACTGAacgcaaacaaaaaaacaaacagtaccATATTGAGTTCATAATGAGAcctctcctccccctccccctccccctcccattAGCCTCTAATTGGTTGACTCTAACGGGATTACTCGAGTTTCCTCAATTGGGCACCGTGAAGTTAAACGCTCGTACGTCCAGGAGGGAAAAGAAGACAATAAACTCGATCATAGTTAATTTTCAGCGATTTCATTAAAAATTCCCGGAGGATcaaatgtttgtgtttgacaCCGGTCGCCAGGTCTGCCCTGTGATCGCTGGATTAAATGatcaccacctcctcctccgctGCTCACACTGGAGCCTCCAACACTAATGTGGTTTCTTAACACGCCCGCGTTTCACTGAAGCCGCAGTTCAGACTCTCAATCGGCAGAATGACTCGGATTTTCTGGGATATTATTTTCCTCTTAAGTGGTGAGtgggtgatttatttatttattttcctccccCGTGAAAACGGTGCAGTAATTGAGCCCATGTCTCACCAGACTGATCAAATCAtgcagatgtaaaaaaaaaaataactgagaTTACGCCTCTTTGACTCATTTGAAATAAATTGTGTAGGATTTGAATTGACCGACTGACTTAGTGCTTCTCGTTGTGCTTCcgtgtttttgttgttattgctTTCGTGAATAAGGGGTTTGTATTAATAAGTTTAATCTGCCCcctttgtttatcttttttcttgcatgtgtttgtgaGGTGTCTTGAGATTCCGGTTGTGATCGCATGTCCTCGCTGGGCCTGCTGTATTTATAGTACTTTGGGCTGATCCTTTTAGTGGGTGCTTGACCCTGTTAACCATTGCATTATACCTGGTACAGCTCATAAAGCATCTCTATCACTTGCTTGTAGACAGGGAGATGGCTCATAATAACCATAGGATATATGACATCTGGCCTTTGTTTGAAAGGGAAAACACCACATTATAGTTGGACACGGGATTTGTATGTATCACCATGTCTGTGATACTCAGTGATAAGTTCATAGTAACTTTGTGGTATTTTTCTTATCAGGCTTAAACTCTGCAGGGATCTATTATCCACATGTCTTTCATTACCACTTGTCTGTTTTACTTTTGCAGGTTCTCTCTTTACTTTTGGAGCAGGACCGAGCAGTTCAGCAAGAATTGAAGCCAACGTTTCTATCGACGCAAACTCCATAGCTGCTCCAAACGCCTCCAGCAGTAGCTCTGGGACAACCAGTGGGAGAGGTGCAACTACAACTAATATCCCTGAAGTTGAAAGTGAGTCGTGCAATTAGAGGATGAAGAAAATAACTGCATTtcatatgcagtatgttgtcATTAAAGTCCCATACTGACTGCAGAGTTGCTTCCACTAAATAAGACTTGAGGACCTCTCTGAATTaaattttttatcttttctgcACATTTCTCATCAGCTTTGTGTTACGTGCCTTGTGTCTTCAGGTGTTTCATTTGGAGCGGAGCAGATAAATACAACAATTTTTGATGCTGCCATTTACACCAATGCCACTTCCGCTGCTGCTCCTAACACCTCGGCAAGCAGCTCCCCGGCTCCCAGCAGCAGAAGCTCCACTACTAAAAAACCTATTGCGAATACCGACAAACGTCCAGTTAAAAGTAAGTTTCTGttgaactttgtcatttaaGGATGTTGGGGGAAATTGGAGTAATAATAGGAAAAAATGTCTGTTTCACAAGAAATGAGGCATTTATCTTCATGGTGCCACCTGATCCACTCCCACAACCATGCTGCTTTCACAGCAGGAGTTCATGACACTGTTTCCCATTGAGCTGCAGTCCATCAACATTATACAGACAGTGTGGCGCGCGCTGATAATTGATCCTCTTAGAGTGAGCGAGGGCAGCAATTATAATGGATCCAAGATAATGAGCAGTATAGTCAGTTATTTCACAAATGCTGTCCCTACAGTATTAAATTATAATCTGAGAAGCACCGTGCTTTCCTtcaaggctggtttctgtgtcAGTGTTCCTCATGTCAGACTGCCAAAATCACATGGAAAGAGAGAGGGCTTGGTGAGCAAATGCCTTAGGGACAACAGAGGGCTTTCACAGAGTCTGAAAGACGGAGACAATGCATGTAGGCTGCAATCCAAAGGCCCATTTTCCGTTGGAATGGAGTGTTTGACGAAGGTTGTAATGCAGATATCTGTCTGGATGCTCATCCTCCTTCTCACCCTGAATGCAACACTGTGGCATCTGTTTTTGGTGCTTGTGCAATACTGACATTTATCTGAGTCTGTAATGAAGGAATCTGTCTGACTGTACAGCCGAAGTGTAAGAAATGTCCTATTTTGTCTGGTTGTTTATTTGATTAGTTTATCTAGTTGTTGTAGGGTTTTGTTTGCCagagaaaaaaactgaagtaGTTGCTTAAAATACTGCATTATGTTAAGAACTGTGATTGCTGCAGGGATGCGCTCTCTCCTGAGCGCTAGTATTGATCTTAATTATTTAATAAttctgtggggttttttttggtttttttctcaTTAATTGTGTTCCCAAGGTACAGTGAGAGATGTAAGCCACCGCAAATCCGCACGCAGCTGCAAAGATAAGGCTGGAGTCTATTGTTGGTGGTGTGGGCGTCAGCCTTAGGATTTAGTCAATGGTTCTGTTTTAGGTCTTCGGAAGGCTTTTACTATTTTAGATGCATGGCTGCGTCGCTTTCTGAATACAGGCACTCAAATTGCACTTGATATTTAACATTTTGTGGAAAATCAATCTAGAATAAATCATCACAGATGTCATTCTCCTAGTTTAAACTGTACCACAATAGACCAAAATTTTAATTGATAATTCCTTCCTGCACCAGCCTTAAATACCCCTTTCTGACCAAATTGGCTAGCTTTTACAGCAGTTCCTTTAAACATTCTTGAAGTTTATCTAGCCAACTTGCTGGAGGAATTGCTATCTCTATTCTGTGGGATAAGACAGACACAGCAGTTTTTACGTAAAAAACCCTTTTTGTTCCAGCTGGAAACAAACTTTCAAGGTTCTGAACCAAATTGTTTTTGGTTGATACACTCGGTATGGTTCAAGTTTGGTGCACAAGAACAGAATGCATTATTGGTGGCAAAGTGGTAACAGAGACCCCAGCCTGATTCAAAATGAATTTGTCATCTCTTCATCAAGCTCTGCAGAAGCCTGTTGTTAACCCGCTCATTTGAGTCGGGTGTATTGGAGGTGTGATGTGTGCTGTTTGAATTGTCCACCTTTTCACTGAATCAGCCATTTTGTAGTGCTATTCAAAATTTCAGCTGAAACTTCTCATTCATTATATAGTGTACTACATTTCTGTCATGTgttacacaaaaaaatgtacGTTAGATGTATGCTACATGGTCTAAATAGACCATTACGCATTGCTCTCTGAAGCTAGGAGCTAACAGAACATGCTAACGCTAGCTACACAACATTATGATTTCTAGGCTAAATGTATTTATCActacctctctctctcttttttttttttttttaatcagaagaAAATGTGGAACTCAAAGTGGCTCATATCCTATTCTGTTGAGATGCAGTAATTTAGAAATTATTAGTGAAATATTTACAGGAATCATGTTTGAAACTTCAGTTGTTCAGTATAAACTGTAAATGTTTTAGAGATAAGTTGTAGTGCAGCTCACTTCTAAATATTTCCATCTTTGCTCAACACTGTGAACACAGTGTCtctgaaaacatttatttttcttaccaGCAGTTGTATTTTTTATagagatatagatatataggcTACATATATAAAGATTTCAATCATTCTAATTTTAATTTAGtatgctttttttatttaatctagGCTTTTCTTTCTTGTGAAATTGATCTCATCATTTTATGACATATTAGGGCATTCAAGTTTCACTTTAAATGATGTGTTAACCTTGTATAATTACTATTCTTTTGTCAAATGTCTGTATTTGTAGTCTAAATATGCTGATGTAGCTATGTCTTGTGAACTGTGGGCTCCGCTGCATACAAGCAGGGTCGAAAAATGCCGGAGCAGCTGTCTACCCCTACCCACTTTTGAGTAGTAGTTGTAACTTAAAGTATTAGCATACAGTAATATTGACGTTAATATTAACATCAACAATATTATGTCATTCAAACAGAGTTTGTGGCAGCCGCTGTTCGGTCTCATTTCGATGACTGTCCAGACTCTCACCAGCATTTCTGCTTTCATGGCACGTGTCGCTTTCTGATACTGGAGGAGACGCCTGCATGCGTGTAAGTCATTAGATTTGTAATTGTGAGAGGCAATACTAACGTTtatcatttcacttttgcaaACTTTACTCATTTAAGTCTTTTAACCTATTTAAAGCACTTTAGGTACCTTTTTAAATGAGGTAGATTAAATGTCTGAAACTGGTCATTATGTTGCAAAAGGCTGCCATCTGTCAACAGAGACGTTAATGAAATCTTGAGATTCAATGCTGTAACTGCACTGGAAGTCTGGGCTCAAGCTGATAACCCCAGATTTGTGTTAGCATGGTTAAGAAATATTAGATAAATATTGATATTTCAACCAGGACGTTTCCCTCTGTGCTGCAGGTGCCATCCCGGCTTTGTCGGGATGAGGTGTGAGCATGCAGACCTGCTCGCTGTGGTAGCAACCAACCACAGACAGCAGACTGTTGCCACTGTGCTGGTGCTGTGTGTGATTGGGTGTGTCCTCATCATGGTGTTGTGTTCACTCTTACAGTAAGTTACACTGTCACAACCCAACTTGTATTTCGGACCAGCTGCTCTTGGTTTCGTAGCTGATGAGCTGCAGTGTTTAGGACACTAAACCTCTCCTTTTGTAGAACCACTAATGTTTCTATTTctcctgttttcttcttcagttgCTGGTGGAGGCAGGACTGTCGGAGGCGGAGCCGTGCGCATCACTACATCGAAGAAAAGCATGGAGCATCTTACTATCCATCAGAGAGCGGTACTCATTTCCATTTCCTTAATGTGTTAAAAAAGTAAATTCGAACTTTTCCATGTACATATCAAGAACTGCATGGACGTCCAATACATGCGGCACACACTGGCTGTGTTTGGGTAGAGTACTCTGCTCTACTTACAGAAGAAGTGATACAGACAGATGCATCTCTCTGTCTAAAGGATTTTTTGCTTTACATTATCTTACTCATTTACAGTTTCAATGATCGGATTTATGAAAGTGTCTCAATACCTTCCATAGTGTCTTTTTGGCTCTTAGTCGTTTATCGTCAATAAACAGGCTAAACTGTTTTAACAGATCAAAAAAATTGAGGTTGTCATCAAAAAAATATCTCCTGAAACAGCCTGGTGCTTGTCTAAATGTCTGATATCAGACAGAACTGTCGGCTCAGTCTGTTTCTAGCTTCAGTCAGCCGCTTCCACAAAGTATCCCGATTCTAACGTCTAGAACAGGGCAAgctgtttttagaaataagtgttTGCTTGGGACTATTTGTAGCTGCAGATTAATCCACTCAATGGTGGCTGTGTTCGTGGTTGTTATGTGAATAATGATTCAAATGTACAATTAAGGAAGTGTATAAGAAATCATCATCTACATGAATGTCATTGAATGCGATTGATCTTTTCTGGGgcagaatgattttatttttatgtggCAAACGAATTATAATTTGATGCACGTTTTAGTTCATCTTGGTCTTACTGAAACCAACATAGATGGAAATGACAACCGTGACCACATGCTTTTCGTTTGAATCAACTTGTCAGAGTTCAGGATGAATGTTTTAAATGCTGTTCGAGTTTAAACATCCTGGCATGAACCTAAAGTTCTTAGTTCCTTGAAAAGGTTTCCTGTTGTTGAAATGTAGCTAATGTCAAACAGCTGGAACCCTGTTCTTGCCCCATCTTTACTCCTCCAAACATTCCTGTGATCATTACTTTGATCAAACAACTCAATCTTTGCCTCCTATGGAGCAATTGTTTTGTAGCAGGTACTTCTCTCTTGGACAACATTTTTACAGCCTATGGTGATGTAAAATGGGCTTTATTTTAGAAAGTGGTGTTCCAGCAGCTTCCACTTCATGGCAGACCTGTGTCTTGGTGGTTCCCCAGTGGTTTCTGACCATCAGGACCAGTTCCCTCTCAGCTGAGGGTGACGGGTTGGGTTTTCTTCCAGATCTTGGCGAGGTTGCTACAACTCCAACTTGTGTGTTTGAACTGATTTATGGGCTCTGCATGTTTTTAGAAATAGACATTTCCTGGCTTGTGTGAATCTAAGCAGCAACATTACTTTAATATTTCTTCTAAGAATTTTTGATTTACAATAATTTTGCcccagaaaacaaacaacacttcaGAGAAATGGTTTGTGATGAGAAACTTCTGACTTGGACTGTAGAATATAGACACCCTGACCCCATTCTAAGGCTACATTTTAATAGCCATTTTATTTGTCTTTCAGTGGTTTGACGACACTCTCATTTGAACACAAGCTGTTTGCATCCTTGCATCTTTCTCATCTGTGGCCCACAAACCCTTGGGATTCCATCTAAAGTGGCCCACCTGGCTGAAGGCAAAGGTGTGTTATCTTCAAAGGGACCGAGGTAGGGCATCTTAAAATGGGAGGTTAGATGTTCCATGACATTCTTTTCCCTGTTAACTGGGACTTTTGGACTTCAAGCATCTAGGGACGCTTTTACTTtgccctttttatttttttttgtggaaatgCATCCAGAACTGCAAAAGTCTGTTTGAACCTCTGAGAATGAAGATGCTGCCAAATCCTGCATGGGAAGAGCCCTGCATGCCCTGATTTCTGTTTATAACTAGCCAGGAGGACATGAGAATTCATCGACAAGGCCATTAATCATCCTGTTGGATACCAAATAGCCATTGCACTTATTTTTTGGTTGCAGGACAACAGTAACTCATTTATGTAAGTCAGAAAACCTCAATTcctatt
The Odontesthes bonariensis isolate fOdoBon6 chromosome 3, fOdoBon6.hap1, whole genome shotgun sequence DNA segment above includes these coding regions:
- the tgfa gene encoding LOW QUALITY PROTEIN: protransforming growth factor alpha (The sequence of the model RefSeq protein was modified relative to this genomic sequence to represent the inferred CDS: inserted 1 base in 1 codon), encoding MTRIFWDIIFLLSGSLFTFGAGPSSSARIEANVSIDANSIAAPNASSSSSGTTSGRGATTTNIPEVESVSFGAEQINTTIFDAAIYTNATSAAAPNTSASSSPAPSSRSSTTKKPIANTDKRPVKKFVAAAVRSHFDDCPDSHQHFCFHGTCRFLILEETPACVCHPGFVGMRCEHADLLAVVATNHRQQTVATVLVLCVIGCVLXHGVVFTLTLLVEAGLSEAEPCASLHRRKAWSILLSIRERYSFPFP